The following nucleotide sequence is from Paenibacillus andongensis.
TAGCAGCAGCCGAAGAAAGGGCTGTGTTAGGGGTCATTACAGATAGCGCTTTCAGTCAGCTTAGTCCTTACTTAAAGGACAATTTGCCTGTATGGTCTAATCTTCCGCGTTTTCCGTTTACACCATTAATTCTACTTATTTTACCTAGATTAATTGGTATCAACCCTCATCGTGTTGATGCGCTCGCCGCGGTAGATCACATTTATCCAAGGCCGATTCTTTTTATTCATAGTCGTGATGATAAGGCTATTCCTTGGTCCAACAGTGAAAGCATGTGGAGCCGCTATCCGGATGTATTTGAACTCTGGGTCACACAAAAAGCGGGGCATGTCGGCTCCTATCAGATGCAACCGGAAGCCTATACACAACGTGTTCTAGCTTTTTTATCAAAATTATAAAATCATCGCAACTCTTGTTAATCATCGGAGTATAAAGATGCAGACACAAAGATTACTAACAAGAGCTGGAGGTTAAGCGAATGAAAGTTCAACGGATATTAGCGTTGATGCTGATGTTTTTTGTTCTAAGTACGGCTGCAGTGGTGGCTTCATCGATATGGGGGGATTTTAAAGGTAATAATATTGCCCGATTAATCGTTAATGAAGAGACAGTGGAATTCGGGGATACAGACGTTCCTCCTCTTATTGTTGACGGTAAAACCGTTCTACCGCTACGCGCAGTAAGTGAGGCGCTTCAAGCATTGGTGAAATGGGATAACTCGAACAAGACTGCCTACTTATACAAACCAAATGTACACATGTTCTTTACGACTGAGGTGCGTAAAGACTCCGCTATCGTTCCATTCGGTGTTGTAGAGCGCGGCAAGGAAGCAGACTTTATCGTCTTTGCTCAAGTCGATAACTTGAAGACAAACATTAATTCTGTGCGGGTTTCTGTTGTTTCACCAAGTGGGAAGAGCGTTATTACACCGGTTGTGAAATCAATCTCGGAATCCAAAGAATCGTTTTGGTTGAAAGTACCTTTGTATGGCGTTTCCTTTAATGAAGCTGGTACGTATGTCGTTAAATTTGCTATGAAGCAAGATGGTTCTAACGACTATGCAGTCGTATCCGAGAAGCAGATTCAATCCGAGTAGGAAAAGCAAACACGAAAGTGGTTTGACCTCTTATAACGAAAATGTTAGGATAATTACGTAACTAATTATTCGACGAAATGAGGTTCTGCCTGTGAGCGATGATAAGCATGATCATGTACACGGCCCGGACTGTGACCACGATCACGAGCAAGGGGAAGATGTTTTTATCGTAACGGACGAGAACGGTGAAGAGCATGAGATGGTGATGGTATATACCTTCCAATCTCAAGAGCAGGCTTATGCTGTTTTGCTCGATCGCAACGATCCTGAAGCTGACGGTGTTATTTTCCGTGTTGAAGAAGAGGACGACGATGCCTTCCTTGTCAACATTGAAGATGAAGAAGAGTGGGAACGTGTAGTGACTATTTACAATGAGATCGTAGCTCAAGAAGGCGAAGAATAAGAGCTATACATAAGAACCCCCTAGCAGAGTGATCTGTTAGGGGGTTTCTGTTTGCATACATTCATTTTCTGGGATTGAAATACATGATTCTGCCGTTGAATAGATGAAGTTCAGCTTTCAGCAGTTTACTAAGGTATTTGCAGAATTCATTGCCCTTGCTTTTGTCGCCATGTGTGGCATCGTCGGGCAACACGACTTGCACATAATGCTGCTCTTTCTCTTGGTTCTGCTCATTCCCAACACCAATCACAATATATTTGTATAAAGGATTGATACCTTTCAGATAGAACCATTTGCCTTCGCCTTCCGGCTTCGTCTCAATGGTATAAGGGAATCCGGCCTCGTCATACTCCCAGCCAAGCTGCTTGGCTGTCTGACTGAGCTGATCACGGTAATGCAGCAGCCTTTCCTTTAGTTCATCCAAGGTGAGTGCGGCAACTGTGGATCCTGTTACGAATTTAATATAAGCGCTTTGAGCCATTCCTTGTTCACCTCATTCGCTAAACATCACCAACATCATAGCATCATGTAAACGGTTTTACAATATATACACCGCTCGAGGCGGATACTAGAAAATCGCTTGCGTCTCGACGATAACCTTCACATTTTGAACACTGCGGTCCTCTGGACCTTTTACCGGCAACCCAACTTCGACATGCTCCACAATGTAATCAATAAGCTCTTGGGTTATCACTTCGCCTGGAAGCAAAATGGGAATACCAGGCGGGTACACATAAATAAATTCGGCAATAATGCGGTCCGCAGCGTCTTTGAATGGGAGTATTTCGGTTTCGCCATAGAAGGCATCCCGCGGTGTTAAAGTTAGTTGTGGAATCGCAGGAACTTTGATGACAACTTCTTTTACTTCAACAACGTCATCATTCATATGAGAAAGCTCGCGTAAGGCTTCGAGAAGGGTGTCGACGTTCTCTTGGGTGTCACCAGGCGTTATAAGACAGAGAATGTTGTACATGTCACTCATTTCGACTTCGATGTTGTAATGATCGCGCAGCCAGTTCTCGACCTCAAAGCCAGTGATGCCAAGCTTGCGTACGTGAACGCATATTTTCGTCGGATCATAGGTGTAAGTCGCTTCTTCACCCAGAATCTCTTCCCCAAAGCAGTAGAGGTTGGAGATTTCGTTGATCTGTTTTCTTGTATACTGAGCAAGTTCAATCGTGCGCTCGGCCATTGCATGGCCATTTATCGCCAGATGTCTGCGTGCAGTATCTAAAGAAGCTAACAATATATAGGAAGTTGAAGTTGTCGTAAGCATCGAAATAATCGTTTGGATTCGCTTTGGATTAACACGATTCCCTTTCACGTTGAGGACTGAGCTTTGTGTCATGGAACCACCTAGCTTATGAACGCTAGTCGCGGCCATATCAGCTCCAGCTTCCATCGCGGACATCGGCAATTTATCATGGAAATGAATGAGCACACCATGTGCTTCATCGACAAGGACAGGCATGTTATAGCTGTGAACAAGGTCAACAATTTCTTTAAGATTGGTACATACGCCATAGTAGGTCGGATTGATGACCAGAACAGCTTTGGCATCCGGATGCTTTTCGAGTGCACGGCGAACAGAACGCGTAGGAATTCCGTGATCAATACCCAAGTTTTTATCGCGGGCAGGTTGGATGAACACGGGCTTAGCGCCTACGAAAATAATCGCGGCCAAGACGGATTTATGTACATTGCGCGGAACGATAATTTTATCGCCTTCCGAACACACGGTCATAATCATGGTCATAATGGCGCCGCTTGTCCCTTGTACGGAGAAGAACGTATGATCAGCACCATAGGCGTCTGCAGCAAGCTTCTGAGCTTCTTCAATCACGCCCATTGGTTGATGCAGGTCATCCAGCGGTGCTATATTGATGAGGTCGATAGATAGCGCGTTGTCCCCAATAAAGGAACGAAACTCCGGGTCCATACCGACTCCTTTTTTATGGCCTGGAATATGGAATTGAATTGGATTTTTCTCAGCATGTGTGAGCAGTGCAGTGAACAGGGGGGTACGGGTATGATCCACCTGATTATCGCTTCCCTTCTATCGTGGATTGCTTGTCGAACAATGCAACAAACAAAATGAGTATATCAAAATAGAGATATCATGCAAGCTTATTTTTAAAAAATAGTTTGTGCCAGTTCAGGTAAAACTAACAGCAACTTGTTAAAATACGCCAAAATAAGGAGAAATCTTATGGTTTGGATGCAAAAATGGCGGAATAATCGCTTGTTTTCTCCATTTGTGATCGAATTGTTAATTATTATGTTTGTCGTCGAATTTGTGAAGGGAGCCTTGCTTTTAACGATTTTACCGGTCTATATGAAAACGACATTAGGTGCATCCACATTTATTATTGGCTGGACGCTAGCTGCTCAATATATTGGTGATAATGTGCTTCGTACACCCGTTGGCTGGATTATTGATAAGTTGGGTTACCGAACAACCATGCTTACCGGTGTGCTCCTGACATTTGTTTCGGTCATTCTAATTGCAACGACTACCCAATATATGTGGATGATCCTAGGATGTGCGCTGCTTGGCTTTGGTACGGCGCCATTATGGCCCTGTGTGATCACAGGAACGACGGAAGTGGCCGGCGACGAGGGTAAAGCTACAATTATGAGCGTTGTCTATATGGCTTGGCTCTCAGGCGTTGGGCTGGGACCGGTAGCTATTAACTTTTTCGTGGGAGAAAATAACTACAGCACCGGATTTCGATTATTGATCGGCTGCATGACGGTTGTCGTTCTTGTTGCGCTCATGCTGCCAAGAAAGAGTGGCGTAATAAGAACGGACGGAGAGGGCGGTGCGGAGAAAGATTTGGTTTCTAACCGAGCTGCTGCAAAACCACTCTGGGAGCGGATAAAAACGTATCTAAGTGAAGTACGGCGCTCAATGTCTGTCAGCCCGTTGCTATTCCCCGCGATGTTCCTGCAAACGTTCGCTCTTGGTATTCTGACTCCCATTCTCACACTCTATGCCAAAGAGATATTGAAGCTTACATCTTTTCAATACAGCATGTTTCTAATTGCTGGCGGAGCTGTTACTGTCGTTTTCTTAGTTCCGATGGGGAAGTTAGTTGATCGTCTAGGCATTCGTCCATTTTTAGTTGTGGGTTGTCTGCTAAGCGCTGCTGCGCTGCTGCTGTTTACTTTCGCGAAGACAATGCTGCTGCTCTATGTCTTGGTTGCTGTGCTTGGAGCGGGCTATGCCTTCCTTATTCCTTCTTGGAATGCACTCATTGCTTCAGCCATTCCACCGGAGAAACGAGGCGCAGTTTGGGGGTTCTTCCTAACGATTGAAGGGCTGGGGATGATCATTGGGCCGATCGTTTCCGGAAAGCTTTGGGACGTGTATGGCTATCATACGCCATTCTTGATGAGCGGCTTGGTGCTGGTCGTGCTGCTTGTTCTTCAAATGTTCATTTCCATCCCCAAAAAAGGTATGGTACGATAAGGGAAAATGATTCGTTTGGAGGATTATAAGCATCATGAATAAACAGATCGGAATCATCATGCTGTTGTTGATGACTATATTCGTAGGTTTCGGGATCATCATTCCTGTGCTGCCTGAAGTTGTTAAAGGTGCAGGCGCTGAATATCATAATGCACTGCTATTATCGGTCTATTCCGCAGCCTCTTTTCTCATGTCCCCTATTTGGGGAGGACTATCGGATCGCATCGGGCGCAGACCGATTATCTTAATTGGTCTGCTTGGGTTTAGCGTTAGCTTTTTGATATTTGGATTCGCTGACGGTAATCTGTGGGTCATGTACGTATCCCGCATTCTAGGTGGATTATTCTCAGGAGCAGCAACAGCATGCGCTGTGGCTTATGTAGCTGATATTACAACCGCTGAGAATCGGACAAAAGGCATGGGTATGGTGGGAATGTCAATTGGGTTAGGCTTTATTTTCGGTCCAGCGATCGGCGGGATTTTAAGCCGCTGGGGGACGTATCTTCCATTCTTTGTAGCATCTGGTCTCGCACTAGCTTCCTTTCTTTTTGCTTTTGCTATACTGAAAGAATCGCTGTCTGTTGACAAGCGCACGTCCGTGAAGGAGAAAGCTCCATCAAGATGGACTGCTTTCGATGGAGCTTCGAAGTATCTTTATGTTTTATCATTTTTCGTATCTTTCACATTGGCAGGGCTCGAAGCGACGCTTCAGTATTACCAAATGGGCAAAATTGGCGCAACGCCATTCGATATCGGCATGATGTTCTTAGCTAGCGGTATTGTTGGCGCCTTAATCCAAGGCGGCGTTGTCCGTCGCTTGGTCAAACAGGGAGCCGAGCAGCGCGTGATCGGCATTGGGTTATTGTTATCCGCAGCAGGGTTCTTCCTGCTGCTGTACTCCAGCAGCGTAGTGACCGCTGCTATTTACTTATCGGTCTTCGGCGCAGGTAACGCCCTCATACGCCCGTGTGTGACGTCGCTGATTACACAGCGCACGAAAGTCGGTCAAGGCGTCGCGACGGGCCTCAGCTCCTCTATGGACAGTCTGGGCCGCATTGCGGGCCCACTCCTTGGAGGAGCGGTATTCGCCATCGCGCATTCGCTGCCGTTCATTATCGGCGGCGTGCTCTGCTTAGCAGCGATCCTGCTGCTTCAGCGCTTCGTTCTTGTAGATCGTCAGACGCGGGCGCAGCAGCAAACCGCCTGACAGATGAAAAAAGCTGCACACTAGCTTCCCGAATAGGGGAAGGCTGGTGTGCAGCTTTTTTCTTTGTAACGGCGAGCTATGGCTTGCGAGGTGATAAGCCGTGCATGATGAAGTTAATCGTGTGCTCGATTTCTTGGGGTTCATCCCATTCCGAATCGGGCGCAAACAAAAATCGAGTAATCAAGAAGCCAATAATTGTCGAGGCGATCAGTCGCATACTCGTAGCTTCGGGAAGTTCGATTAATTGACCCTCAGCTTGAAAGTGACGTATGACTTTATAAGCTTTTTCCAGCACTAATACAGCAACTGTCTCTTTAAACTGTTCACGAAGCTCCGTATGGAAAGGGATTTCATGCATGAATATTTTGATAACCGGAAAATGCTTGCGGGCGAATTCTAAACGATTCACAGTGATGGCGCGCAAGAATTGTTCAACATCTGGATAATCAGCTTCCAACACCTTGGTAAAATCCTTCACTGCAAACGGTGCAATGAGCTTCGTCATAATGGGGGCAACGATCGATAGCAGCAATTCTTTTTTCGTTTTATAGTGACGGAATATGGTACCTTCCGCTACGCCAGCTTTTTGGGCAATTTCACTGGTCGAAGAGCCAGCGAACCCTTTCTCAGAGAAAATCTCTACAGCCGCTTGAACAATTTTTATCTGCTTATCGGTCATCTTCTCTTCTTCGTCATTTAGACGCAGAAGCTCGTTTAACCATGGTTCGACTTGGGACAATGCGTTCACCTCTTTATTTAGCAAAACTGGCTTTGCAACATAGGACATCCTAACATTATATCCTACGGTGCTTCCGGAGTGCCACTATGTTTAAGATCATGAAACAAATCGTGAATGCTGCTAACACGAGAACGTCCAACCAAATGCGATCCCAACCTGCACCGCGGATCATTATATTCCGTAGGGCATCTGCACCGTATTTAAGCGGCATGATGACACCAATCCAGCGGAGGTATACCGACATCGTATCGAGGCTGAATAAGCCTGAGAAGAACACCTGGGGGACGATAATAAGCGGAATGAACTGAATCATCTGGAATTCATTGTTTGCAAAAGCTGAAATCAGCGTTCCTAGTGATAAGGCAGCCAATGCTAGCAGGACGGTGATTAACAAAACATACCAGAAAGAGCCGACCAACATAAGTCCCAGCACACTAGTGGCGAACCATGCAATGAGCGTTGCTTGGAGTGTTGTAAATATGCCAAAGCCTAGAATATAACCGACAACGATTTCCCACCGGCGCAGCGGTGTGGCCAGCAGTCGTTCCAAGGTTCCGCCGGTTCGTTCCCTCAAGAACGAAACGCCAGAGAGCAGGAAAACGAAGAAGAAGACGAAAAAACCTATGAGAACAGGACCGAAATTGTCAAACGCCGCCATATCAGCAGAGCCATGCAAATAGGTGATGGCTGGCGCTTGTAAATTGGAGCTAGAGCTAGCGTTAGAGCTTGCTGGTGCTGCGCTTTGCAGTGCTTTTTGGAGCAAGAACAGCACAGCTCTATTTTTACTGGGGTCGCTTCCTTCTAAGGTCACTTGCGGCGCTGCCCCATTCATCGCAATAATGGCATCCAAATGCACAGCTTCTAGCTCAGTTTGGGCTTCATCTGCCGTGTAGGTTATTACTTCCGCATTTTGATCCTGCAGTTTTTGAATGAGCGGAGCAGGGACATTAACAGCGCCTAGTTTTGGGACATAGGTGTTGCCGTTAAACACCAATGACATCATAAAAAGAATTAACATTGGAGCTACAAGCATCATCATTAAAGTTCGTTTATCGTGAAAGAACTGGCGTAAAATACGGATCACAATCGCACGAATTCTCATTGCTTGACACCTCCATAATATAAGAATGCTTCTTCAATCGTTGCGGAGGAAGTAGCCTGTTTCAACTCATCCGGTGTTCCTACTGCCGTGAGTCTGCCGTCACGGATCATACCAAGCTGATGACATTTGTCTGCTTCATCCATCACGTGGGTGGTCACGAGAATCGTTGTGCCCTGCGAACTGAGATTCGTTAACTCTTGCCAAATTGATTTGCGTAAGACGGGGTCAATGCCCACCGTAGGCTCATCGAGAATTAGAATGCCTGGCTCGTGCAGCAAAGAGATTGCGAGTGATAAGCGGCGCTTCATTCCTCCAGAATAATTGGAAATCTGCTTCTTCAAATGAGATCCTAGATCAACAAGCTCCATGACGTCATGGATGCGCTGCTTGCGCTTTGTTCCCGTTAACCCATACAAAGATGCGAAGAACTCCAAATTCTCTTGAGCGGTTAGTTCTGCATAAAGGGCATCCGATTGCGCCATGTAACCGATTTTCGATAGCATCGCTAACTGGGGCATCTGCTGCCCGAGCACATGAACGGTCCCCGATGTGGGAACATCAATGCCAGCAATTAAACGTACAAGTGTTGTTTTCCCCGATCCGGAAGGGCCGAGCAATCCGAAAATATGGGCTTTCGGCACAGCTAGAGTAATGTCATTCAGAACAATCTTTTCATCAAATTGCTTGCTGACACCATGCACTTGAATAGAAAGGTCTGTAGTCATATCTTGCACCTCTTTCGGGAGTGAGTAATCACTTATTTTTCTTGATGTACTTATCATACGCCATCACATTGAATTTGAGAAGTGAGTAATCACTCATTTCTGAGAATTATTTTATACCGCTCTTAACTGAGAGTGTTTATAAAGCTTGATACAAAGCAAGCTGCGCTCAAGAGGCTCTAATATTTGAATGAGAGTCGTTCAGCAACTTTGTGAAGCATGTTGGGAACCCGCCAATTGAAAATCCCCGAGTGCACGATAGTCCAAGTTGTATTTTGTGCAACAATACAACTGCTTCACCCTGTGTAGCCTGCTACTGTTGTATTTCGTACAACATTTCGAGCCCATTTGTTCCCAAATAGCCTAATCTAGGCCTAATTGTTGTACATCATACAACAACGAAAGATGAGAGGTGGAGACTTGGCAGATAAAGTTGTACTTTATACAACGTTCATGGCAACCGAGAATATGGATGCTTTCATAAGTTTCGTGGCCTTATCCCAAGCAGGAAAAAAGGCATCCCAGAGTAACCCAGAGGAATGCCTTTTTGCTATCACTTGCAATGATCAGTCTTTGACTTTCGCGTCTTTCTTACGATCAACCCATTGTTCAATAGATGGGGTTAATTGATCCTTTATGGACGACACAAGCTTGTCCTTCGAAATGCCCTTAGACTTGGCAATCTCAGCCAGGGATTTGCCGGAGCGGAGCTGGGCGTGAAGTTCGTCCTTGCTCAGACCGAGAGTCTTAGCAAGCTTCTCGGTATCCGGCTTCAGTCCGAACTTATGCCCCTTGCCGCGGCCATCATGACCATCTAACAAGTTTTTCTCGTTGAGGATGAACTTCAAATGCTCATTGAGTTTCATCTTCATGTGCTCGCCTTGATCAGCTGTCAGCTTGCCGTCTTTGACGGCAGCATCAATTTTGCCTGTTCGAAGCTGCTGCAGCTTGGCAGTCAAGTCGGCTTCGCTGATGCCTTTGTCTGCGGCTGCTTCAACGATGCTTTTGCCGTTCCTCAGCGCTTTGACGAGCACTTCTTTGTCAACACCGATGACGGTAGCAGACTCATCGACAATCGGCCATTTTCGGCGGTGACCGCCATGATCCTTCTCATCTGTCTGTTGCAAACGAATCGTTTGCTCCTGATCCCCGGAAGGAGATTGAGCGGCTGCCGTTACGGAGGGAAGTGCCGTGCAGCCAAGAGCG
It contains:
- a CDS encoding copper amine oxidase N-terminal domain-containing protein codes for the protein MKVQRILALMLMFFVLSTAAVVASSIWGDFKGNNIARLIVNEETVEFGDTDVPPLIVDGKTVLPLRAVSEALQALVKWDNSNKTAYLYKPNVHMFFTTEVRKDSAIVPFGVVERGKEADFIVFAQVDNLKTNINSVRVSVVSPSGKSVITPVVKSISESKESFWLKVPLYGVSFNEAGTYVVKFAMKQDGSNDYAVVSEKQIQSE
- a CDS encoding DUF1292 domain-containing protein translates to MSDDKHDHVHGPDCDHDHEQGEDVFIVTDENGEEHEMVMVYTFQSQEQAYAVLLDRNDPEADGVIFRVEEEDDDAFLVNIEDEEEWERVVTIYNEIVAQEGEE
- a CDS encoding DUF1885 family protein, translating into MAQSAYIKFVTGSTVAALTLDELKERLLHYRDQLSQTAKQLGWEYDEAGFPYTIETKPEGEGKWFYLKGINPLYKYIVIGVGNEQNQEKEQHYVQVVLPDDATHGDKSKGNEFCKYLSKLLKAELHLFNGRIMYFNPRK
- a CDS encoding aminotransferase class I/II-fold pyridoxal phosphate-dependent enzyme, whose product is MDHTRTPLFTALLTHAEKNPIQFHIPGHKKGVGMDPEFRSFIGDNALSIDLINIAPLDDLHQPMGVIEEAQKLAADAYGADHTFFSVQGTSGAIMTMIMTVCSEGDKIIVPRNVHKSVLAAIIFVGAKPVFIQPARDKNLGIDHGIPTRSVRRALEKHPDAKAVLVINPTYYGVCTNLKEIVDLVHSYNMPVLVDEAHGVLIHFHDKLPMSAMEAGADMAATSVHKLGGSMTQSSVLNVKGNRVNPKRIQTIISMLTTTSTSYILLASLDTARRHLAINGHAMAERTIELAQYTRKQINEISNLYCFGEEILGEEATYTYDPTKICVHVRKLGITGFEVENWLRDHYNIEVEMSDMYNILCLITPGDTQENVDTLLEALRELSHMNDDVVEVKEVVIKVPAIPQLTLTPRDAFYGETEILPFKDAADRIIAEFIYVYPPGIPILLPGEVITQELIDYIVEHVEVGLPVKGPEDRSVQNVKVIVETQAIF
- a CDS encoding MFS transporter, with the translated sequence MVWMQKWRNNRLFSPFVIELLIIMFVVEFVKGALLLTILPVYMKTTLGASTFIIGWTLAAQYIGDNVLRTPVGWIIDKLGYRTTMLTGVLLTFVSVILIATTTQYMWMILGCALLGFGTAPLWPCVITGTTEVAGDEGKATIMSVVYMAWLSGVGLGPVAINFFVGENNYSTGFRLLIGCMTVVVLVALMLPRKSGVIRTDGEGGAEKDLVSNRAAAKPLWERIKTYLSEVRRSMSVSPLLFPAMFLQTFALGILTPILTLYAKEILKLTSFQYSMFLIAGGAVTVVFLVPMGKLVDRLGIRPFLVVGCLLSAAALLLFTFAKTMLLLYVLVAVLGAGYAFLIPSWNALIASAIPPEKRGAVWGFFLTIEGLGMIIGPIVSGKLWDVYGYHTPFLMSGLVLVVLLVLQMFISIPKKGMVR
- a CDS encoding MFS transporter, which produces MNKQIGIIMLLLMTIFVGFGIIIPVLPEVVKGAGAEYHNALLLSVYSAASFLMSPIWGGLSDRIGRRPIILIGLLGFSVSFLIFGFADGNLWVMYVSRILGGLFSGAATACAVAYVADITTAENRTKGMGMVGMSIGLGFIFGPAIGGILSRWGTYLPFFVASGLALASFLFAFAILKESLSVDKRTSVKEKAPSRWTAFDGASKYLYVLSFFVSFTLAGLEATLQYYQMGKIGATPFDIGMMFLASGIVGALIQGGVVRRLVKQGAEQRVIGIGLLLSAAGFFLLLYSSSVVTAAIYLSVFGAGNALIRPCVTSLITQRTKVGQGVATGLSSSMDSLGRIAGPLLGGAVFAIAHSLPFIIGGVLCLAAILLLQRFVLVDRQTRAQQQTA
- a CDS encoding TetR/AcrR family transcriptional regulator, with the translated sequence MSYVAKPVLLNKEVNALSQVEPWLNELLRLNDEEEKMTDKQIKIVQAAVEIFSEKGFAGSSTSEIAQKAGVAEGTIFRHYKTKKELLLSIVAPIMTKLIAPFAVKDFTKVLEADYPDVEQFLRAITVNRLEFARKHFPVIKIFMHEIPFHTELREQFKETVAVLVLEKAYKVIRHFQAEGQLIELPEATSMRLIASTIIGFLITRFLFAPDSEWDEPQEIEHTINFIMHGLSPRKP
- a CDS encoding ABC transporter permease; this encodes MRIRAIVIRILRQFFHDKRTLMMMLVAPMLILFMMSLVFNGNTYVPKLGAVNVPAPLIQKLQDQNAEVITYTADEAQTELEAVHLDAIIAMNGAAPQVTLEGSDPSKNRAVLFLLQKALQSAAPASSNASSSSNLQAPAITYLHGSADMAAFDNFGPVLIGFFVFFFVFLLSGVSFLRERTGGTLERLLATPLRRWEIVVGYILGFGIFTTLQATLIAWFATSVLGLMLVGSFWYVLLITVLLALAALSLGTLISAFANNEFQMIQFIPLIIVPQVFFSGLFSLDTMSVYLRWIGVIMPLKYGADALRNIMIRGAGWDRIWLDVLVLAAFTICFMILNIVALRKHRRI
- a CDS encoding ABC transporter ATP-binding protein, with protein sequence MTTDLSIQVHGVSKQFDEKIVLNDITLAVPKAHIFGLLGPSGSGKTTLVRLIAGIDVPTSGTVHVLGQQMPQLAMLSKIGYMAQSDALYAELTAQENLEFFASLYGLTGTKRKQRIHDVMELVDLGSHLKKQISNYSGGMKRRLSLAISLLHEPGILILDEPTVGIDPVLRKSIWQELTNLSSQGTTILVTTHVMDEADKCHQLGMIRDGRLTAVGTPDELKQATSSATIEEAFLYYGGVKQ